A stretch of DNA from Trichoplusia ni isolate ovarian cell line Hi5 chromosome 9, tn1, whole genome shotgun sequence:
ACAGTAAGCAGCCTGATGAGTTTTGAGGCATTCACTATTTCAACTGAAGGTTCAATCTCTTCACTCTGGTCATAGACAATTTCTTTACATTTGACCAGCTTCCGTGTCTCATTTGCTGTCTGTGTGGTATTCTCTGCAGTAACATTAGCTAATGTCACAGTGTTGTATATGCTGGTGAGGGTCTTATTGACATCTGACACTACATTGGAGAGTAGTGATTCTGACTCATCAACATTGGGAACATccatttcaacattttcttcAGTCTCTGTTGTTATTTCTGGTTCTTCTTGAATGTCAAACTGTATAGTTATTGCTGCCAGTCCTGAAatcattatgtaaataaaattagaaattgtttgtGTATCACACATAGGCCTATTGCTTTagaaactagaaaaaatatttatagtcattattaatattcattagataaattattttattcaattgtaaaatacattagtcattttattttaaagttcattagCCTGACAATGcctaaaattattatcaaagcaGTTAATAATAAGCGAAAAGTAAGTATTGAGTACAGAAAGATACACAATAATTATTCTTATGCACTTTTGTTTCAGTGATAGCTTAACGATCTAGACatcgaaataaatattaggtatcACAACAGTAATAAGTGAAAAAGGGCAAGTTACACAACCTTGTGAGGAAATCAAGAATCAAAGGAACACTTTAACTATTGTTTACTTGTATGAGACCAAATGAACACTTACCAATAACAATAAGTAATGCAGTATAAAAATGTCTACTTAGTCGTAGATCCATCGTGAAAAAAGTTAACACACTTCGATGACTGTGTGGTTCCGAAATCTCATACAATATGAAAAAagcaatttgaaattataatagtttttgtttcattccAAGTTGACATTTGTGTATAAATCAATCGggcaaaaatgttttcaatttgaacataCATAAAGAAAAGGACGTAAAATGAGAAATCGTGATTTGTTACTAAAATGTCAAAGTGAGATGGCACGTAGCCTATGCTTAAAGTATAGAAAGTCTAAATACTTCTGAGTTTTGAGAAGTCAACAGCTGACATCTGTTCGTAGCTAAATTGTCACTTTGACATTACATCGTAAATTCCGTTTTACGATAGCTTACAGAAACTGGTTcgattatatataatatagataggCAAACTGTAggaaaagttacataaaaaagaaagtaaaagacATGGCACAGAATAAAGAAAGATGGAAAATGGTACACCGGCAAGTACCCACTACACTACTTAAATTAGATCATGACTATGAGTATGATGTTAAATGCGTTTGTATAGAATCATTGTAGCAACATTTTACGTATTTTAGTTACAAGCCCAATATACATAAAAACCTATAATTTATATATCACtataaaattttgtacagaGTATTCAAATAGAAGTAATAgctcattaaaattatagtaatgAGAAGTTCACTGCAATGTCTTTAGAGCTATATGCGTCTCTGCGGCAGAtagctttaaagttttttatatttttagggtgGTTCACCCTGAGggtaaaaaccggtcaagtgcgagtcggactcgcgaaacAGCTGCGGCTATATTGCTAtctgtaatataatttatgttcagGCTATGGTCACTTAATAATggaaatggtaaaataaaaaaggtcaaGTTCTAATTGATCAACCCATTTTAATATATGGCAAGATAACAAATATGTGAAAATATAAAAGAGTTTATACCCCTTATCTTACACACTCAATATTCTAAATACCTACTATTAACATAATcatccacaactttcacacaatgccatcaacattactttgaaataaaagtaacatcATATCTATAGCTACTCTTAAAATATGCAGCAAATCTTAGAATAACATTATTCAcaatacagataaaataaacaattatacaatggcataatatattttctctcaactcataaaaaaataataaagaatttgttttgatttttgctGGAAACTATATGTTTAGTTTCCTTTGACTAGTTCTACAAAACTGAATGACTTTGCAAAATCATAATCACATTATAACATCCTGCTTGTTTTATAGCTTCAAGGTTGGTGTAAGATGCATAAATTTAACCAAATTCATTTTAGAGATCTGTTCTGCATTCTCATACACCAACTGATTCCTGCAACCCTCACCAGGTTGTCAGCCCCTAAAGACTACACATTACATAATATGGCACAGCCCTATCTAGGCCAAATTAATCACAGCCCTACTTCTTCGCACAAAGTTCTTTAGCAATACTTTTTAAAGCCTCAGTCTGCTCTTTAAGCAAAACTagtttttgtcttaaataatcctttttaaaattcaaatagtCCTCCTTAATTTGTATCTTTCGTTGTTCTTGTACTGCTAACATATCACAATTGAAAACACAGTTGTTGGAATTCTTACagtttttagaattgtttttatgtttggcTGGCTTTTCTTCTGGTGGGTGGGTGAAAACTTTTTCTTCTGGAACTGATTCCACTTCACTGTATGAAGGATTTGATTCCATGGTGTTGTCAAAGTCCTGGTCATTATTTTCCAGTGGTATGAACTCTGTACTCTGTTGGTATGTGGTGGTTGAAGTCACATTCTTAAGTCCCAGGGCCTCCTGTTCAGCAGCTGTAAGCATTACTACTGAAGTTGGCAGCTCGCCATTTATTTCAGCCTGACGTTTCTTTGTTTTGGATCGTAAATCTTGCCAAGTctgtaatttataaacatatatatataatattaaagaaagcCGTTAATCAGAATTATGtggattgaattaaaaatacatataattattattacttttctcCACTGCCTCCAAGATTTCCTAGCGCCGGGTATAGAGTTACATTCAAGAGCAATAGTGTGCCATAGTTGTTGAGAGTCCCTGTAGTTAAAGTCCTGGGTAACTTTGCATGATATTAGTTCCGGATGTTTTGTCATTAATTCTATCAGCTTCTTCTTTTGTCTTGCCGTAACATATACACCtctttgtcttttattttcatccATTATATAAAATGGTTTGAGATATtagaagcaatattttttgtaagctaATCGTATcattttaacataaaagtaGTAGGTATTGGGATAGTTCAGAGATAGGGTTTGCCTATGCTGCTGGGTTGATAATTTATGAAAAGGaatattatgcagtttttgtttaaaatattaggcAATACATTTTAGATACAAAACActaacaaaacacaatacatttatttgacatCAGTGACATTCGTATTTGTTGACGTTTTATTTTGACAACAGTTTTTCCTAGTTTCAAATGCTAAATCTTACGTTATTGTGGAATGGAACGTGCATGTAGTTTAACGAATTGATGTCCTTTTGCTggattttaagtttgtttatagtaaaatattattttattattcatttgaattatttgaaattcgCTAGTTCACAAGTAGGAATCAAGATTGTAAATGAACAGTTGTTCTTTTTTCAGCTGGCTATATTGAAAATCTTTGTGACGTCAgtcggccattttgttttatattttttgtcgttaCAGCAACTTCACTTACAGTATATCAGAATGTACTCTGTGAACTTCACATCACACCACAACTGTCATTATACACCGAATGTCGTGGTAGTAAAGTACGCCGCAAAAAATAGACATTTTgtgtaatcattattttaaaggcGTACCTTTTACGTGAAATTATGATCTGACGAATAATTGTGACTTCTAAAATAGTTTCGTGAAATAAAGTGAAAAGATGGCTGGTGCTGGAGGGTTTTCACGTCGATTTCTACATGTCTTCTTGGATTGTCTTCTCCTTTTACAATTAGCAGAATACGTAAGTAGTTATAAATCGTTACATTTTCATTGTTCCGCACTAATAAGTTTACTAATGTAGTAGGTACTACATATTTTCTGCGTTTTGTTTGTATCTTGGACGAATTAACGCCGTTTGGGCACAGCCTacttagaacattattttatgtggtTGCTTCGTCGCTCCTAGGTCATTCGCGTAAATTCCATATTTCGCCATTACCGtataataaacatgttaattCTAACTGTTggtcaattttaaaatgttatctcGATTATTTTCGAGATCTAGACattcaatactttattaatatacttaaatcattaaaattattatcatccGACTTTAACCAGTTATAattttttcagatattttataaaccaaaatattaaatctcaGAAACATATttcttgaaagaaaaaatatattcttgagTATAATCAATACTTCTGTCTTGTATCTGCTAAAAATATCTGAATGTATGATTTGAACCAACAATCAACTGAATCTTTAGTAAATAGAAAGTCCAGATAACAAGCTTCTCTAAGGCATGTACTGATAACTGTATATTTCCATTGTTTTACATTAGTTCCAAGCCAGGTGATCATAATCaaccacaaaaaatatatcacttcATTGAATACTAACACTTAATTGTATGTATACAAAGTCTACAATTACTTATCTACAGTTATTGGAATCCTCTAGAGTCTTAGCTATTGCTTTAAGAACGTTTTCTTCGTTaccaatattacatttttaaatcctCAATTTACTTGTTACCAAGAACACGGAAACAAGAATatagttgaaataaattattaatggtATTTTGTCTAGAATATTTAGTCTTTTTGTTATAGAACCAAGTTCCATCTTTTTATGATACAATAATACTAATTACACAAGAACAATTAAGCTGATGATTTTGATAAGATTGTaatgaaaaacataaacaatggTACTTAAACTTAAAGTATGAAATTGACAGCAGCTTGAAAACAAGTCTTATAAGGAAGGTGTTAAGTCATTGTCAGTGAAAGTTGCAATGTTTTTGTACATGCAATGGTACATTCATACTCATTGATTAACTCTTAAAATAagatgtattaaaaatagtataatattagAAAGTTGCAAGATACTTTCAGTACTCATTCAAACTGTATAATGCTTAGCTACATAATACACttgttttcaaactattttgCAGTAATGTTTAAACCTGTTTACTATGGACTCACTTTGATAAGACTACCAGTACTTTGCATACCTTCTTTTTACTGGAAAGTAAAATGATTaacttattcttatttttgtatgtcATAAAATACCTCCAATTACACTACAGTAAGGCtataaactcaattttaatGCCAATTTCGTCACAAGCAGCTGTGTAATGCACCATTCATTGATCAAAAAGTCATGATTGTTAAAGTCATAAGCAACAAATGAATGCCAcagtaacataaaacaaatataaacaccACATTGTTCTAGAATAAGAAAGAATTCTATACCAGACACGCTCAATCTTCAACTACTTTGACATGATACATGTTGATATATGTCAATCAGTAACACAAATGGTacaattaagattaatttataCCAATAACGGCATGTACAGTTCAATTGGTATGGAATTAAGCTTACTATAGGGGTCTGGGTAGTTCATTATGTTGGTAGGAGCTTTATTGGCTATTATTGATAGTATTTGGGTCTATTTAAGAGATGTAATTTGAGTAATAGATTATGAACGGGAGATGTAACATGAGTTATATCAGTGAACAGTTGCGAGAGACGAGAAAGTAAGATACTGAATACTTATATGTCCATGCAAAACACACATGGATTTTGTGAAACTTAGTTaaagtgtaaatatatttattttctcttgttgCTGAAGCTGATAACACAAACCCCAAATATTGGAACTtgaattttttaactttaagtttTTCTTAATCTATTCCTTGTAATTTACCATGTGATGACGACAGCATAATATAATTCGCAATGGTATTAATTACTAGTCAGCTGTAAATAGTACACAAACTTGAAATATGTGTTAGGTAGTATGAAAATTAACATGGTAGGTAGGTACAGACTTGTGTCCATGACTTtatttccttcattttttttttggcgaCAGTTTCTCGTTTCATGTTTAACATATTTGTAACATGCATTAAACACACTGTTTATAAATCAGCAACAGACCAGTAAATACGTATTTCCGGACCCGCATCGTATCGTGCAATCGTGAATGGTAATAAATGAGCGATCTTCGAAGAATTtggaatataaatgtattttttgtgttggGGACTCATCAATCTCGTCAAGTTATAAATGTTCTACGGCAtatcaattgaaaaatattttgtactcaaAGAGACCGCACCTATGTCGTAAAATGtagtaagtacataaatatagcATATAGCATCGAGACTTCCTATTGAAACGACTTTTTGGTTACTACACCTTATTTTGCGCCCGGTTTGCTAACACGGCAATTATTGGCCACAGGAAACACTCGCAATATACGGATTCGTACAGGGCAGGGCCTGCTCAACCTTGGCCTTAACTAAACTGAAGGGCGTGATgagattatatattttaaacaaaataatccttGTCGAAATCCAATTTATTTCCTCGTTAAGGAACCAAGTGGTACATATGAAAAAGATTTAAAGaggtttcatatttttgttaacttttatggttgtacatactattttaaattcatttataaataaaactttaaaaactgtttatataTATGCACAAGTCTGGGTTTTTAGAAGAAAACGGGAAAACATTCGAGTCATCAtaataacgaataaataaaaaagaaaacatcaataataaatttagaacCCCTTCTAGAAGGTCTTCCCTAGACGATGGTGTCATATCCATGCGTGCCCGACGCAGGAATGGAATGGTTGCGACTGCAAATGCGTCAAGGCTCATCGTCGCACTCCGTCATACCACAAGCATGCGTGAGACAAATAATAACGAGCATGTTTTCCTTATTACCACACAGTACACACTCAAGGCGACTATGGTTCGCGAGAAAATTATGTTCTTAATTACTGAATCCTTTCAAGTACTCTTAAAGAGATCAAGCGCTTTTAAGGTTTGatattaccaaaaataatttagcaTATTCGTAATGTATTTTCTGGATAATCGTGGAAAGTTCTTCTTGCGTCTAAGTGCCTGCgttaaaaacgtaattttaaatactgttccgtttgtataacatttacatttcaaCCAGCATCATGAATTGTACGAAATTCTAAAAGAGGAGGATTTTACCGTAATATTTTTGGCTTTGAATCACACCAAGCAAGTAAAAACGCTTCAATAAATCCGTTTGCAGCTTTCCTTTTACTCAGAACGTGGAAATATTTCGATGCTCCAGTCTTCATTATTACTGCCTTCGGATTTATTAATAGTAACAGTAATACAACGCTTGAGTGGCAACTGTTATCGAGAAAGCAACAACCGCCTTCTCGGGAAATACGTCTGTATTAAACTTAGCTCGGTCAGCTGAAGTTGCTAGTATGGTCAAAATATCTTTCATTTTGAACAGACCTCGTATCTCTATCTTCTTATAAGTCTATGGAGCCCTGTTAACTACCGTATAGCAGTTTGCGTAAGGCAGAAAGGCTTTGCTCTCCTTTTGGACAGTCGATGATTAAGCCCTgcacaattttaatgaaacttgaatataaaacgaaaattgtgaTAAACATTTGCATTGAATGTTTTGAAGGGATTTAATTGAAGCCCTATTAGCTCCACATTCCGATTGATAACATTGGAATTTTCCATCAAATTCTACACCGTAATTAGCACTCATTACCTTCGcactaaaaacaattaattcgattaaaatttgtttagtgCCCCTATGTTAGTTTGCCACCATCGTTCGTCGAATAAAGGTCATTCTTCAGCGTTCAGTTTCGGCTTTATTCGGCCACGTTCGGGTTCATTCGGTTAGCATAAATCATGGCTTGCATTATACTGGATATTCTGGAAAAACCTTGTCTCGGTTTGGAGGTCGACGTAAACATAAAACCCAAAGAATCTTGTTATTGCTAGTTATTCAGAATACTAATGTAAGCAATGAATGTAagacttaaaacatttttcatgttCATATCGTCATGAAAACATTAATCTGCAAGGTTTGCATTCGCCATCAGCGTCTGGTGTCCGAATAGAAAATATGTTAGTCGGTACGGCTCTAGCTAATGAGTTTGACAAGATTTGTAGGAAAACTGATGATTAATTTATAGAGATCGGACGTAAATATCCTCaatacgaaaattttaattaagtacccAGGATAGTTATGCATGTTTAGTTGTCATATGTTATttgaagctttttttttaataatgatcatTGTAAACTGATCATATTTGACATCTACTTGTGTAGGATCTTCACGTAATCACCTCTCCTATTATGTAAGTCGTCGTAACGCTTGTTTATCAATAACatgtttactttgttttggAAGCCCCCGTAATGATTGCCCAGTGGCAACAGAGGTAAAGTTACGCTCCTAACCGATCTGGGTATTATGTAAACAACCACAATTACGTTtagcataataaaatataaaattgaaaatgtctcAAGATAATTCTTTACAGTTAATgcttttttataagaaaaaaaaacccaaatgttatgtattttctGTTACTTGAGCGTCTGTTAATAACCTGTTTACTTAAATTGGTGACTTAATTCTGTGAGTAATACTTTGTCTACCAATTAACAGTCAATACATATTTCTTTGTCTCTAGTGTGATTCATCCATGAAACCGGGAAGCCCTGATGCATGCACGACATGAAAGTTCAGTTGCCTGTCATTATAAAACGTCCCTTATTACGTTAACCTCTAAGTAATTTTTAGCTtgattaataactataaaaatggaaagtcatttttttttttatgaaatacagtTCACCGTTTAAGATTATATCGGTATGGGTTATTCTTGTTTGTATATTGATGGAAAACGACGAAAACAATAGGTTAGGACATTGAATTTAGCTAGTTACATAGGCACCAACATTATTAGgttttgtagataattttatacttttgtatatatatgtatttaggtGGTTTACCAGGCAGGAAGTAAAACGCCTCTCTCATGATGATACTGAGTCAGTTTAATCCCTACAACTTGTCAAACGGATGCTGACTCACACAATCAACTAACTCAACAATATGATTTACACAGATGTTTTAAGGTCAAAGGTTTCGCTGTACAAGTTTAAGTAAGTCAAAGATAACTTATCGCGTCTCGTATGATcgcaatttgttttattaatcagGTTATCGGTTATCTGATACGATACCCAATGATATGATTGactcattaaaaacattttgtgattaaCATGTTCAAAGATTGGTTTATTTCCGCTTCTTCGTCTTCTTCGTTAAGACGAAATGATAAaccagaaataaaaatcaatgaaaaaggaaataatagTATAACTGATACCTGGAAGACAAAAATAAGTGTTTCTGTAGACTGTTAAATTCCCTTCACAACTCAAAAACATTagggttatttaaaaatagacgCCAGTTGTACTCTAATGAtgatattcattaatatttaccaCAGAAGCCATTAAAAAAGCGAGAGTTTAATGACTCAACTCTTGGTCGAGTCAAGCCGGCTTGGATCAATACTCCAACAGAGATGGTGTACGTAAGGCTTCATTTAGgttgaggttttattttttacaaatgttttatttttgttagcctattaataatatcaacctacattattttttatagcttatAGTGCCAGATAGGCTTCCCCAATATCGTCCACGATTTCCTATCCCGTAGTGACCCGTAGTACTACgagatttgttaaaaaaactttgCATAATCGGTAGTTTCACTGTAGTCTCAATTATCAGTGTAATTGTGTAAATTAGTATTTGGCCGTCATCATAAGTTTTTATTGCGTCGTCCCCTTATGTACGGCCTTGGTGATTCGCTgagataaaacttttttttcagttgtCGTCATTTACGTAGTATGTCATTTGTATAAATTTCGTTACGACATTGATTCAAGAATGATAAACAGTACTTTTTGTGTATACTAGCAAATCTTCCGGAATACTTATAACCATAGTAACTTGTTTTTCTGAACTAATCTATTACTTAGCGATTTATTTGATGGTTGCATGATCtgtttgtattgaaaataaagaacGTATTTAACACGATACCTAGAACagaacaaaacatttcaatGCAAAAGATTAATGAGCACGAAGATAAACTTATAGCTCCTTTGTGTGAACTTAATATTATCTAAGCACGTTTTAAACATTGCTGTTGTGTAAACAATTACTTACTTGGGGC
This window harbors:
- the LOC113497196 gene encoding myb/SANT-like DNA-binding domain-containing protein 3, translated to MDENKRQRGVYVTARQKKKLIELMTKHPELISCKVTQDFNYRDSQQLWHTIALECNSIPGARKSWRQWRKTWQDLRSKTKKRQAEINGELPTSVVMLTAAEQEALGLKNVTSTTTYQQSTEFIPLENNDQDFDNTMESNPSYSEVESVPEEKVFTHPPEEKPAKHKNNSKNCKNSNNCVFNCDMLAVQEQRKIQIKEDYLNFKKDYLRQKLVLLKEQTEALKSIAKELCAKK